A genomic segment from Candidatus Korarchaeum cryptofilum OPF8 encodes:
- the coaW gene encoding type II pantothenate kinase gives MMYIIGLDMGGTTTKGVLLSERGVGLKTLVISSDPLAAAAGTIGKILTQGGLNVNDVGAIAVSGGKVRSLPKRILGLPLFEVDEIEAIGRGGAFLAKLGECVVTSAGTGTAIVEVRERNSGYDVRHLGGTGIGGGTLLGLGKLLLGRSSIESLLELASRGSPDNLDLKVGDIVGGPVGKLDVNATASNFGKLVDDARLEDIAAALVNMVGQVIGVTSLFAAKSVGLEDKIVLVGGLASYEQIVEAIKKPIKLFGGSLIVPEDPQYATALGASLKLFSSLTSLVRG, from the coding sequence ATGATGTACATCATAGGGCTGGACATGGGGGGTACTACCACAAAGGGAGTTCTACTATCGGAGAGAGGGGTTGGCCTGAAGACCTTAGTTATCTCCTCAGACCCTCTAGCAGCTGCAGCCGGCACAATAGGTAAGATATTGACTCAAGGAGGGCTGAATGTTAATGATGTAGGAGCTATTGCCGTGAGCGGGGGGAAAGTGAGATCTCTCCCCAAACGCATCCTCGGCCTCCCCCTCTTCGAGGTGGATGAGATAGAGGCTATAGGAAGGGGAGGAGCCTTCTTAGCTAAACTAGGGGAGTGCGTGGTCACCAGCGCTGGTACGGGGACCGCGATCGTCGAAGTCAGGGAGAGGAACTCCGGCTACGATGTCAGGCACTTGGGAGGGACGGGCATCGGAGGTGGGACCCTCCTGGGATTAGGAAAGCTCTTACTTGGTAGATCGTCCATAGAGTCACTTCTTGAACTAGCGTCTAGGGGAAGCCCAGATAATCTGGACCTCAAAGTCGGCGATATAGTTGGGGGGCCAGTGGGGAAGTTAGATGTCAATGCCACTGCCTCAAACTTCGGGAAGCTGGTGGATGACGCTAGGCTAGAGGATATCGCTGCAGCCCTCGTTAATATGGTGGGGCAGGTCATCGGGGTTACTTCCCTCTTCGCAGCTAAGTCCGTTGGATTGGAAGATAAGATCGTCCTAGTTGGAGGACTGGCTAGCTATGAGCAGATAGTTGAAGCGATAAAAAAGCCTATAAAGCTTTTCGGTGGTAGCTTGATTGTTCCGGAGGATCCTCAGTACGCTACGGCCTTAGGCGCATCTCTTAAGCTATTCTCCTCCCTCACATCCTTAGTGAGAGGCTAA
- a CDS encoding ECF transporter S component, whose translation MNLRDIAISAVGGALYALVGYVSWLGLTFYGVRFWPSVVIPATISCLYGASVGGLSAAIGIFISDIATHGNAILSLTVGVTSNFTCFYIIGKLAGGNKYSVRRYLVASTLGLTVGHLIIGIGLLLWSQYFPLPFQESLTPLSIAAALTISFVTFAWELPFALILVPPIVHAVKRAGR comes from the coding sequence ATGAACCTGAGGGACATCGCCATATCAGCGGTAGGGGGAGCTTTGTACGCTCTCGTCGGTTACGTGAGCTGGTTAGGACTCACCTTCTATGGGGTAAGGTTCTGGCCCTCTGTAGTGATACCGGCGACGATATCATGCCTCTATGGAGCGAGCGTAGGCGGGCTATCCGCTGCGATAGGGATATTCATATCGGACATCGCTACCCATGGTAATGCGATCTTAAGCCTGACGGTCGGTGTCACATCTAACTTCACATGCTTCTACATAATAGGGAAGCTCGCTGGGGGGAATAAGTATAGCGTGAGGAGGTATTTGGTGGCTTCCACCCTGGGGCTCACCGTGGGACACTTGATAATAGGGATAGGCCTCCTCCTCTGGAGCCAGTACTTTCCTCTACCATTTCAGGAGAGCTTAACCCCCTTATCTATAGCGGCTGCGCTCACAATATCATTCGTCACATTCGCTTGGGAGCTCCCATTCGCCCTCATACTCGTTCCCCCTATAGTACATGCCGTCAAGAGGGCGGGGAGATGA
- a CDS encoding metallophosphoesterase family protein, producing MKLLAISDVHSSSPKLKLLLERESFDAVFLAGDISNGDMEDVRKILGYIRDFNENVFFVPGNMDPAPLLEIRELEGCLNLHRNKAYLRGYSIGGVGGGLISPFMTRIEFTEEELSLMLEELGKVDLLLSHTPPFDSGLDRIRSGLSVGSKSLKYYIEREAPLLCVCGHIHESRGIERIRNTLAINPGPLSRGNYAVVDLEGEEVNSRLLNL from the coding sequence ATGAAATTGCTCGCGATCTCCGATGTGCATTCATCATCCCCGAAGCTGAAGCTTTTATTAGAGAGGGAAAGCTTTGATGCTGTATTCTTAGCTGGAGATATTTCTAATGGTGATATGGAGGATGTTAGGAAGATTCTTGGATATATTAGGGATTTCAATGAGAATGTATTCTTCGTTCCCGGAAACATGGATCCTGCTCCCCTTCTCGAGATTCGAGAGCTCGAGGGTTGCCTCAACTTACACCGTAATAAAGCTTACCTCCGGGGCTACTCGATCGGCGGTGTAGGAGGAGGCCTGATATCACCTTTCATGACCAGGATCGAGTTCACCGAGGAGGAACTCTCACTGATGCTGGAGGAGCTCGGGAAGGTGGATCTCCTGCTCAGTCATACTCCTCCCTTCGATAGCGGACTGGATAGAATAAGATCGGGACTGAGCGTCGGATCCAAATCCTTGAAGTACTACATAGAGAGGGAAGCCCCCCTGCTCTGCGTATGCGGTCACATACATGAGTCAAGGGGTATAGAGAGGATAAGGAATACTTTGGCGATAAATCCGGGACCTCTCTCGCGAGGAAATTATGCTGTAGTCGATTTAGAGGGTGAGGAGGTGAACTCCAGGCTCCTCAATCTCTAG